The following is a genomic window from Rhododendron vialii isolate Sample 1 chromosome 9a, ASM3025357v1.
CAGCAAGTGTGGATTTAGAGGACATAACACAAGTCACTTATCCTTGTTTCATTAGTTTTTCTTCAATCAATGAGATAAAACCAAAGTAACCATTGGTCTTGGGAACCATATTTCTATATATGCACTTCACATTGTATGGATTTAAATTTTTGCTGTGACTAAATACACTcccaaaattgattttcactaTTTATTTCTAGTTGTTTATGAACTCATGGTTAGGCCATTGCCAATTGCTCAGTATTCTACTTGGGGGATAGAAGATTGTAGTGTTTCCCTTTTTGCTTAGATTATGTATTTTGTTGCTGCTGGTTTTCATGCTTTTGAAAAACTGCTTGGTTGCTTTACATAATTGGCTAGTTGGCAACTTGGCACAGGCATTATTGATTCATATTATGGTTATGTTTTTATGGACGTCAAGCTATTCCAGTTTGATGTTCAAAAAAACTATTCCAGTTTCACTTCTCTGAAACCAGGAGCCACTTTGTCTATTAATCTTGATTTATAGCTGCAAATTAACTTAATATATTCGATTTATTGTGGAGTGTACTATTTATCATTTCCTGTTTTGGAAAAGATGTAACCTTTTTAATGTTGACTTTCAGTGGATAGACAAGCCGAAGTGGAAGAAGGAGTTGAGCAAATAGAAACCTCTGTATGTGGGGAACTAAGTGTGTGTGAatacgagagaaatcaagagCCATTTGAGGGAATGCTCTTTGACACGGAAGAAGCTGCACGAGCATTCTATGATGAATATGCTACCCAAGTGGGGTTTGTTACCCGTGTACTATCTTCGCGGAGGTCAGAGCGTGATGGGTCAATTATTTCCCGTGGACTTGGATGTAGAGATGGGTCTTATAATAAAAAGAGAGACAGACGGCGAGAAGGTTGTACGGCAAAGTTTCTAGTGAAGAAAGAGAAGTCGGGAGCATGGGCTGTCAAAAATTTTGTGAGCGACCACAATCATCCCCTGGTTGTTACATTACCAAATAGACGTCCAAATCTGGTGAGTTTCCATCTCCTTTGTAACTTCATGGACATGTTCGCCCTAACTTCATATAGATATTGGGGTTGATCTTTCGCTTGTTCTATTCCATTGAAGATAAACACAAGGCATGCTAACTGTAGAGGTAGATGTAGTGTACGACCCAAGTCTTCCACCCGGGAAGAATTTGACATAATGAACAGCCAAAAGCAATAGCTACCGAAAGTAGTGCATTTGTTTGTCACTGAACAAATTATTTAAATTACAGTGGCGGCGTATTAGTTATTTGAGGAGCGAACCGTCCAGTCATCACATCTGCATTGGTGCCAAATTACAGGTGAAATGGGTACACTTTTTAGATTAGGTTGGCCTCCAAGCACAAGGCCATCTTGGTATATAGAACCTGTAGATTTACATAAAAAATGTAATGCAAATACCAAAATCACACTATGCATCTTATGCACACAAGAATCCTCATTCAGGCGTGGTCTTATATTTGCCTTCATTTCCTGAAAACATTTGAAGTTAAAAGCAAGAGACGTAGTCTTGTGAATAACATTATACGAAGTAggaatttgttcttttttgtttttgatcatTTGTTTGAAAGCTAGATGTGTATCAAGAAAAACTTGGAACAGATAATTACTCGAGAACATTTGTCATTTCTTATAAATTAGtcagaaagaaaaacatgataTCATGATGTTTTCAACTCCGCTAGCACTGTGATCCGTTCAAGGCAAATGGATGTGGTCATGCATGCATTATTAGTATATAGTGTTTAGAAGCAAGACATGACTGGAAGACTTGTGAAATAGTCGTATACATCACTACGTCTCGGCATGACTGGTCTGGTGATCGTGTCGATTACTCGTTAGGAGGTCAGGTCACCATTTAGATGGCAAAAAAGTCACCCAAGTTGACTGGAAGACTTGTCTCAATGAGTACCACAGGGCCAGAACAGAGCACAGCTCGTTCATTGTCAGGAGTCAGACTCCTAAGAAGGCATGTACTAGATTCTAAAGACAAGTTATAAAACATGTGAATTTCCATGGAATCTGAAAACAGAACGTTAAGAGCTTAGCATAGGAAATACTTTGTGAAACGAGTATAAGATACTCATCTTGCTCCATTAAATCCTTACATTTTCACGTGGCAGATTCGCAATACTGTTATGCTTATGGCTCCTAGTTCTTTCTCTTCAAGCTTTTATGTTTACTATTTTTAAATGGAGATCAAATGAAAGACTTATCCTTGATCACTCCTTTCATTTACAATTACAAAGGCAAGCATGAGGTGGACGTGGGTAGATGTATAAAGAAGTAATTTCATGAAGTGGAAAATTAGGAGTTGGAATATGAGTGGGCTATCCTATTGCGAGAGGAGTCCTTTTTTCGGGATCACATGGTTTGGAAAGGAAGCATGTGAGAAGGGATGCTTTTCTGATATTTCTATCACCTACCTGTTCTAATATGGGTAACTTTGCTAATGTTTTGTGATGCTAGGTATCCTTGGGTTTTATGAATTTGAGCTTACATGAGGTTCTCAAGGTGAAGATTAGTGATTTAAAAGGCGCTCGCCTTGCCCGCTTCTTGCGCGCTTAAGCGCGCAAGGCGAGGTTAGGCGCATGTGTTGCGCTTTGTAGAGTTGAGGAGAGCGCAGAACACATAGGCGCTGGGACGCGGGCTTATTGTATTATATGCATCCTAACCCTTCATCTAAGGGTTATAACATGTTCCAACCACACCCGATAAAACCCTTCTATTTATCATTAGCTCTAAATACGTGAAACGAAGAAGCAACGCAGCAGCTCTCTGAGTCTTCATCTCTGCCAGGTAATTACGTCTCTCTTCTTCCTCGTCATATTTTTCTTCGCTCTGGATTAATTacgtctctctcactctctctctcccttcttcttcatcatcatcttcttcccccctctctctgttttctcttcttcaccttCTTTGTTGTCTCTATACTAAAGCTGCCCCTTTTTTTTCCTGCACtgatttttatttgttttcggtattttttctatttgttcatTGTAGATGTCATCggaaaacaataataaaaggTTGGACATTGCTTGGAAGTATGCGGAGGTAATTGAACCACAAAATGTTACTAAGTTTAAGTGTAAATTTTGTCATGAAGTGAAAAATGATGGTTTTTAAGAATTAAGCAGCACCTTATTGGAGGTTATAGGAATGCGAAGGCATGTCACAAATGCCCACTTGAGGTTAAAGAGGTTAGGTAGTAGATGTTTAAAAGGCTGGAGCAAAGAGTTAGGTTAATTCTATACCAGATTTTGATGATGTGATGAACGATGACGACTATGACCTTGACAATATCATCTAGATGGTCAAGGTCATTGTCATCATCGTTTATCACATCATCAAAATCTAGTATAGAATTAACCTGATTCTTTGCTTCAGCCTTTTTAAGTAAGCCTTTTTAAGTATGTACTGCCTAACCTTCTAGTCCTATTTAACCTCAGGTGGGCATTTGCGACATGCTTTTGCATTCCTATAACCTCTGACAAGGTGCTGGTGCTACTTCATTCTTAAGAcaccactattttttttttttcatttcatgaCAAAATTTATACTTCAACTTGGTAACATTTTGTGGTTCAACTACCTCCGCGTATTTCCAAGCAATGTccaaccttttattttttttcgatGACATCTACGATGAACAAAGAGAAATAATACCGAAAACGAATAAAAAATCAGTGCAGGAAAAAAAGGGCACCTTTAGTATAGGAAAAACAGAGGGAAGAAAAAGATGACGAtgaagaagggagagagagagagaagtaattAATCAagagagaagatgaagaagaagaaagaattatGTGACTGAGATGAAGGAGATAGAGCAGTGTCGATCAATTCAAAGAGCTACTGCTGTGTTTCACGTATTTAGGGCTAACGATCAATAGAAAGGTTTTATGGGGTGCGGTTGGAACATGTTATAACCCTCAGATGAAGGGTTAGGATGCATTTTGAGGTAAAACTTCAATAAGCGGCATGCACCTCAGCGTCTAAGCTACACCTATGTGTTCTGTGCTTCTCCTCAACTCTATGAAGCGCACCTCATGTGCCCACCTTGCCTCAGTGCTTAAGCGCGCGAGGCGAGCACCTTTTAAATCACTGGTCAAGATTTATTTGCGAGTTTTGAGAAGGGTGTTAAGTCATGGATTTGTGCGGAGAGTGGTGATCGATGGAGTTTGGCTTGCTCTTATGGTGGGGCTTTGTAAACTTATTGGTTGTGGGTTTGACAATTTTCGTTGGTGTTCGGTTTGTTGGGGGGAGAGGTGATAACACTGAGTTGTGGTGTGGGGATGAGAAGTTGGAAGTGAAATATCCTAATCTTACTGGCACTGGAATCAATAAGTTTGACCATGCTTGAAGATTGATGGAGGAGACAAAGCTTTCTGATTTGTTGCCCTTTGGAGAGAATCAAGTAATTGGTAGGTGGCCCGTGGGGGAGCTGAAGGAGCTTATCATCCATTTCTATGCTTGCCCCAAACGATGATGGAGAGGAACTTGCCAACCTGCCAACCGATGGgataaaagaaagatttggtaaAAAGTCTTTGGTAATATTCTAGGAGTGTCTTCTGAGGGGATGGAGGTGTGGGAATAAGCTCCTTTGAAGGTTGTGTCCTTTCTATGGACGGCAGCACATGGGAAACTCctttactttcaaatttgattAGAAAATTAAAGTAGTATTCTAGGTGTAAGCAGGATGAACAATGTGTCAGTTACTTTCTTTTCGTACATTGGTTGCACTCCTTGGTGCCTAGTTCATGGTAATTTACTTATCAATGATAAATTGATGGCTCTAGGCCCATATGTGAACTTAGGGCCAGCAATTTGAGAGAGGAATTGGCAACTGAAATGGCCAACTGGGCAAGTGGCAGCATTCAGCTTGACTTGCCCATTTTACCTTTTATGTAGGAGCTGTAGAGATGAAAACTTGTGTTTGCGAACAACGTCTCTCAGCAGCTTGTCTAGGAAACCTTGGGACATTGAGGAACAAAAAAGGCTAcaattttgatgtaaaaaatcgAAAGGAGAGTGAAACTGGTACTCTTTTTGTAGGCTAATGCTTTATATCCTGTATTGGTTGGTTTTCTGTTTccttttgttttcgttttcagtATTATGGTCTTTTGCACTGTAAAGATTGGAAGAAAGTCCTTGTAGTCCTCATAGGATTTCATACgtaacttttcttttgtttgcttGTGCGATATTTTTTAGGATGAGAAAGATAGGAAAATTCAGGAACTGACAGCGGAACTGCGGGTTAAGAAGAAACTAAATGCAGCATATCGTGACCAGTTACGTTCTCTTATGAAAGACGTGGAAGACCACAGTGAAAATCTATCTACCAAAGCCCAAGTTGTTCTTAACAACCTCAGGGAACTTGAAGCTAAAAGGAAGGAGCTTCCACGCCGTGGGTAGCCTGATTTTGGAGTGAGTACCTTTGTGGTGTGTTTGCTTCAAATTGGTCAGTCATGAATTTACGTTCATCCTTAATTTTGCAGTCTTTGATAttattgtacagtttttttAGCCGGGAACCCAATTCTGAGTAGGAATGAATTCTAGGATAAATAACACGCGGGAAGTGAGGCATATGATGAAAATGGGGGCATCGTATAAACCATTTGGTATCAGTCTTGGATTGCAATGGATTAAGCTGTTGGCCTTTTGAAATTAGGTGATGGTAGTTGGTACCTGCTCTTTCCTTCCATGCCACTACTTAGGGTATTTTGTATGGACAACCATTGTTGCAGTCTTGCAGAGTTATTAGCTGATTTAGATGCTCTATGTTTCCTCATAAATGCTCTATTATTAGTTATTTCTTTTCGCTTCTTCCCACCCTCCACCCATGGAATCAAATTCATCATGATTTCTGCATAATGATTAAGAGGTCAATCTTGTTCATCATGGATAGTAATTTTTGTTAAGCACTTGTTCTTTATGTGCCTCCTCTGTTTTAAGTTTTAGCCAAAGGAAACAgatgtttgatacttttttcgtctttagtgaactacATTTTGCTTTTGgacacaattttttactttatagactcctctcgtcgagacggatgattaatgcTTAAAATATAACGCAAATCTaaacaaaaattccaaaaagatgaacaaaacacatagaacgaagaaaaaaaaagtttacaaaaacCCACCCTAAATTAATGTAGAACGAGTGAAGGATTTAGGGTTTCAACGGGGTAACACAGATATGGTTTTGGGGCCACGATTAGGCTATGTTCAAGGACAATTCTATGTCGTCTGCAGTTGCGAATAGTAACCTCATGAACTGTAAAAGTGGCTGATTGCATgcagaaaacaagaaaagaagagaaggattGAACAAGATAGGTCTATGAATCATGTGTAGGAGCCTTAAGCCTCACATCTAGGGTTATATTGCATAACACAACCATAAAAGAGGCTTCAATGCTCTGATTCTGTAATACTGATCCACATCTAGGGTTATATTGTATAACACAACCATAAAAGTGGCTTCAATGCTCTGATTCTGTAATACTGATCTCTGTTATTATTGTGGCATAAGATCCTTTATATGGACTAGAGACTTCCTAAACCAACTAAAACTATGTTTTTTAAGAAAAGGAAGCTATTGAATCCTTGGACGTTTAAAACTTATGTCATGCTAAAAGAGACTCATAAACCAATTCAGTAACTCGACCCTCAATCGCGACCATGTACGGAAAAactaaaattaccaaaataccctaaCTAGAAAACTTGACCAGCGACACTCTTATTCAGTACTAAACCGAGATAAGACTCCACTACGACTATTTATTTGACTAATCACGCCTTCTTTAGGCCCTATCTTGACAACGGTGAAATTCCATATATTGCCGCTTGCTTAAATATACTTTTTCTTGACATCTGACAGCCTCCATTTGCTTGGCCTGCAAAAACTAGATCTTTACTTTAAACTAGTTCCCCACATAATTAAACTACTGTATCTCTTCTTACAGAATTCTtttctgaaacaaaaaaaatactttattttcCTTCA
Proteins encoded in this region:
- the LOC131299948 gene encoding protein FAR-RED IMPAIRED RESPONSE 1-like is translated as MDRQAEVEEGVEQIETSVCGELSVCEYERNQEPFEGMLFDTEEAARAFYDEYATQVGFVTRVLSSRRSERDGSIISRGLGCRDGSYNKKRDRRREGCTAKFLVKKEKSGAWAVKNFVSDHNHPLVVTLPNRRPNLDEKDRKIQELTAELRVKKKLNAAYRDQLRSLMKDVEDHSENLSTKAQVVLNNLRELEAKRKELPRRG